A DNA window from Anastrepha obliqua isolate idAnaObli1 chromosome 5, idAnaObli1_1.0, whole genome shotgun sequence contains the following coding sequences:
- the LOC129249105 gene encoding protein pinocchio isoform X2: protein MSLASVHGPQFTDICSPLGRSSISMSSSLSDLVGSPLEISVDNVLTIEELRQQMGSCFTCGVSWTDDHVSLDCSECGGYSLERPCPLCDGQCDVQWKRDFTMSHACGKARWHGVCPSYQEVMTHLNPLEAAATATSSAAPSTCANAATHLRLAQELCLRLEQLSASAHT from the exons ATGTCTTTAGCCAGTGTACATGGTCCACAATTCACGGATATCTGCAGCCCCCTAGG TCGCAGCAGTATCAGCATGTCTTCGTCGTTATCGGATTTAGTCGGTAGTCCTTTAGAAATTTCCGTAGACAACGTACTCACTATTGAGGAGTTGCGTCAGCAAATGGGGTCCTGTTTTACATGTGGTGTGTCCTGGACGGATGACCATGTTTCCCTTGACTGTAGTGAATGTGGGGGCTATAGCTTAGAGCGTCCCTGCCCGCTATGTGATGGCCAGTGTGACGTCCAATGGAAGCGTGATTTCACCATG TCGCATGCGTGTGGCAAAGCTCGCTGGCATGGTGTGTGTCCCAGCTACCAGGAGGTGATGACACATTTAAATCCTCTCGAAGCTGCTGCCACCGCTACTTCCTCTGCTGCTCCATCAACGTGCGCCAATGCCGCTACACATTTGCGATTGGCACAGGAACTATGTCTGCGTTTGGAACAACTTTCGGCAAGTGCTCACACGTGA